A genome region from Plasmodium vivax chromosome 11, whole genome shotgun sequence includes the following:
- a CDS encoding hypothetical protein, conserved (encoded by transcript PVX_114760A), which yields MEGRDGPNDAEMDSIASPFAENKKRLYYSEGGSNNMNSLRGNARGGPRGGVRGNARGSVRGSARGNVRGNVRGSARNSQMSMSSEMNEGSSDYDRAAAMHGLDPFSSPTYQSNNTSAVNAVNAVNEANAANAPNATITSNDACSAGNHMTGSLRNLVYSNSNVSGGNPGSNGPPTDKLSNFPQYKEGFLDNTEVSHMKGKNFGKRVGKNVNVNGINLGKGNITSGGSGAGGHNHFGANKNAKGFRNRFAHFNKGSMKHGVGKPNLGWDDRGNIGAVVGDEREGEKDADDHEGEQQGFSLYGRKNQQSVPNVPNVQSQYGPRSDLYHPSDDGEGAERRNMPPPSEGIYGDAYGGTHGDALADGFYDDAHKRSNQGVGKPHSRNVYENRKLKNNKLYANVGIDGEDNDVVNHPGGGRDLDGSRNLDGSRDLDAGDPFRVSNNLPLSTPNDAEAKNVGNQNMATDKVHPSSNMHMTRNDKNNATVNYSNVGKKRKNVKFDSNTFQKHKQKKNYYKSFNDSLKRYSNNSLKIINTGVKKGSDSSFYGNREGEKELPDMNLGVNTIGGQVQPHGNDSAASSAALSSAALGAPPLNAALNAATNAAVSAPPGGSKPPGRNNHVSNFYPSMKKKPFNNMTFSLNKYLNSYVNFDRIKNKKTNNEKGTNKGGAAVASVMSGRSDADGGDSSGVNLTDRKAANPNGDEPPGSYRGGSGDLTQVGNPSGGNLPELNALAKNLNLELLKNLRDSLQNELSGGGGSKDVSKVRSSGPSYIECLSEVSEISDDEGGDESDREKDNNGADLGRDKNAFPKWTNNMAEVEAAAGMGGANGTSASPPANGGVALGYGSNQGPYGKSDLMQSLYSLYSGGRGADGNPNVYGTVPAGIAAKGEGSNDNAYERGMSYAYGVETGQPHFNVSSDAGNANSYDLNRKNADAHMGGGVYREYPRTGGAATPFGESSLLPNVKEEMGGEQSGGKPFQGGADSSDNYHPFGDSRAGQNSIDVKEEEEGNQLGEDEPEPFAQMRNEDLFINSYMPYPPEKYSSMYELHEIKILSPHILKTKFHKEGQSSYHSSLKDGKLILLLDLDNTLLQATSFARFNMELPLENFVDENGEPELYKFFLPYYNFFYYLKFRPYVRQFLQILSLYYELSIYTNATREYADVVIAILDPDRTLFADRIVARCSSADREENKNFSKIYPNVDSKYVIAFDDRKDVWTDIPHSHILKAEHYNFFELSKYDIISHFKEPSTCKKRFVDMDMHLHFMTKVLLKLHKQFFERPLEVDVGRLIDDIMLSTLCNVGVYFTGFRKNSKNSQHVLSSDCEDRQKEIALELGAKIYTNYDMPGVTHIIAAKNCTDNLIKSKKANYNHIQKVHTLWLYHCRGTLQSGDATYFDADELCKIYNNKPPLHPKKDHWFFGNKDEMRKQDDTSECVKTENLKCRIFLGTGEYTNDAVICSPLEQINIKWIEKEVKLRQIYDTPGAASSSDGVGGDGQQRDKGAMRERTPHSDMSPLGEHIDEDDNFAYENGHVEEDEGEEVECEGVGTDNGTGT from the coding sequence ATGGAGGGAAGGGACGGTCCCAACGATGCAGAGATGGACTCCATTGCATCACCATTTgcggaaaacaaaaagaggCTGTATTACAGTGAAGGTGGCAGTAACAATATGAACAGTTTGCGGGGGAATGCGAGAGGTGGCCCCAGGGGAGGTGTGAGGGGCAACGCGAGGGGAAGTGTGCGGGGCAGCGCCAGAGGAAACGTCAGAGGAAACGTGAGAGGAAGCGCGAGGAATAGTCAAATGAGCATGTCCAGCGAAATGAACGAAGGGAGTAGCGACTACGATCGAGCAGCAGCTATGCACGGCCTCGACCCGTTTAGTAGTCCCACCTACCAATCAAACAACACCAGTGCGGTGAATGCGGTGAATGCGGTAAATGAGGCAAATGCAGCCAATGCGCCGAATGCTACTATCACTTCCAATGACGCATGCAGCGCTGGTAATCATATGACGGGTTCTCTACGGAACCTCGTCTACAGTAATAGTAACGTCAGTGGAGGCAATCCGGGCAGCAACGGTCCCCCCACTGACAAGTTAAGTAACTTCCCCCAATATAAGGAGGGCTTCCTCGACAATACGGAGGTGAGTCATATGAAGGGCAAAAATTTTGGCAAAAGAGTTGGAAAAAACGTAAACGTGAATGGTATAAACCTTGGCAAAGGTAACATCACCAGCGGGGGGAGTGGCGCAGGTGGGCACAACCACTTTGGCGCTAATAAGAACGCAAAGGGGTTTAGAAATCGCTTCGCCCATTTTAACAAAGGTTCTATGAAGCATGGCGTGGGCAAGCCAAACCTCGGGTGGGACGATAGGGGCAATATTGGCGCGGTTGTCGGGGACGAGCGAGAAGGAGAGAAGGACGCAGACGACCACGAGGGCGAGCAGCAGGGGTTCTCCCTCTACGGCCGCAAGAACCAGCAAAGTGTACCAAATGTGCCAAATGTGCAAAGCCAGTATGGCCCGCGGAGTGACCTGTACCACCCCAGTGACGATGGGGAGGGCGCAGAAAGGAGGAACATGCCTCCTCCAAGTGAGGGCATCTACGGGGACGCGTACGGAGGCACCCATGGGGACGCGCTAGCGGACGGGTTCTACGACGATGCCCACAAGAGAAGCAACCAAGGGGTAGGCAAACCGCATAGCAGAAATGTGTAcgaaaatagaaaattaaaaaacaacaaattgTATGCCAACGTAGGGATCGATGGTGAGGACAATGACGTGGTGAATCATCCGGGGGGTGGCAGAGACCTCGATGGTAGCAGAAACCTCGATGGTAGCAGAGACCTCGATGCTGGGGATCCCTTCAGGGTCAGCAACAACCTACCTTTGAGCACACCCAACGATGCGGAAGCGAAAAATGTGGGCAACCAAAATATGGCAACAGATAAGGTACACCCAAGTAGCAACATGCACATGACCAGAAAcgataaaaataatgccaCCGTGAATTATAGCAATGTcgggaagaagaggaaaaatgtaaaatttgaTAGCAACACTTTTCAAAAGCataagcagaaaaaaaattattataagtCCTTTAACGATTCTTTAAAAAGGTACAGCAATAACTCGCTAAAAATTATCAACACGggtgtaaaaaagggaagcgatTCGTCTTTTTATGGCAATCGGGAGGGTGAAAAGGAGCTCCCGGATATGAATTTGGGCGTGAACACGATTGGCGGCCAGGTGCAGCCCCATGGGAATGACAGTGCAGCAAGCAGCGCCGCTTTAAGCAGTGCAGCGCTCGGTGCGCCGCCGCTTAACGCCGCTCTAAACGCTGCCACTAACGCAGCTGTGAgcgccccccccgggggaagCAAACCGCCCGGCCGAAACAACCACGTCAGTAACTTCTACCCCAGCATGAAGAAAAAACCATTTAACAACATGACCTTCTCGCTTAACAAGTACCTCAACTCTTATGTGAATTTCGACcgaattaaaaacaaaaaaacgaacaatgAAAAGGGGACAAACAAGGGAGGCGCCGCGGTTGCATCGGTGATGAGCGGTAGGAGTGATGCGGACGGGGGTGATAGTAGCGGGGTGAACCTCACCGATCGGAAGGCCGCAAACCCAAATGGAGATGAACCCCCTGGCAGTTACAGAGGCGGGTCTGGCGATCTCACCCAGGTGGGAAACCCCAGCGGGGGGAACCTCCCCGAATTGAATGCCCTCGCGAAGAACCTCAACTTGGAGCTGCTGAAAAATTTGAGAGACAGTCTTCAAAATGAACTGAGCGGGGGTGGAGGCAGTAAGGATGTCTCCAAGGTGAGGAGCAGCGGTCCCAGTTACATCGAGTGCCTCAGCGAGGTGTCCGAGATTAGTGATGACGAGGGGGGAGACGAGAGCGATAGGGAGAAGGACAACAACGGTGCCGATTTGGGAAGAGATAAAAACGCCTTCCCTAAGTGGACCAACAACATGGCTGAGGTGGAAGCGGCAGCAGGGATGGGTGGGGCCAATGGGACCTCTGCCTCACCCCCCGCCAACGGGGGGGTGGCACTTGGGTATGGCTCAAACCAGGGCCCCTATGGCAAATCGGACCTAATGCAAAGTCTTTACAGTCTGTATAGCGGTGGCAGAGGAGCGGATGGAAATCCCAATGTGTATGGTACTGTCCCAGCGGGTATAGCggcgaaaggggaaggcagCAATGATAATGCGTATGAGAGGGGCATGAGCTATGCCTACGGAGTTGAGACTGGCCAGCCCCATTTTAACGTAAGCAGTGATGCAGGAAATGCCAACTCGTATGATCTAAATAGAAAAAACGCAGATGCGCATATGGGAGGGGGTGTGTACAGAGAGTACCCTCGCACAGGTGGGGCGGCCACCCCCTTTGGGGAGTCTAGTTTACTTCCTAATgtgaaggaagaaatggGTGGTGAGCAGTCAGGTGGGAAGCCATTCCAAGGTGGAGCTGACTCAAGCGATAATTACCACCCCTTTGGGGATAGCAGAGCGGGCCAAAACAGCATCgatgtgaaggaggaagaggagggaaaCCAATTGGGGGAAGACGAACCGGAGCCGTTTGCTCAAATGCGAAACGAAGACCTGTTCATCAACTCGTATATGCCGTACCCCCCGGAGAAGTACAGCAGTATGTACGAGCTGcacgaaataaaaattttgtcccCCCATATATTGAAGACCAAATTTCACAAGGAGGGCCAAAGCAGTTACCATTCCTCCCTAAAGGATGGGAAGCTAATTCTTCTACTTGACTTAGATAACACATTACTGCAGGCTACCTCCTTTGCAAGGTTCAACATGGAATTGCCTCTGGAAAATTTCGTTGATGAAAATGGAGAGCcagaattatataaatttttcctcccctactataactttttttattacctaAAATTTAGACCCTACGTACGTCAGTTTTTGCAAATCCTATCACTATACTATGAACTGTCCATTTATACCAACGCGACGAGGGAGTACGCAGATGTAGTGATCGCCATTTTAGATCCGGATAGAACCCTTTTTGCCGATAGAATCGTTGCTAGATGCAGTTCTGCTGATagggaggaaaataaaaacttctCCAAAATATACCCAAATGTAGATTCCAAATATGTCATCGCTTTTGATGATAGAAAAGACGTCTGGACGGATATCCCCCActcacatattttaaaagcagaacattataattttttcgagCTAAGCAAATATGATATCATTTCTCATTTTAAAGAACCCAGCACTTGTAAGAAAAGATTCGTTGACATGGATATGCATCTCCATTTCATGACCAAAGTTTTGCTGAAACTGCATaagcaattttttgaaagacCTCTGGAGGTAGATGTGGGAAGACTCATTGATGATATTATGCTGAGCACACTATGCAATGTGGGAGTTTACTTTACAGGGTTTAGAAAGAACTCAAAAAATTCCCAACATGTGCTTTCATCAGATTGTGAAGATAGGCAGAAAGAAATAGCCCTGGAATTGGGGGCCAAAATTTATACCAATTATGATATGCCTGGAGTTACACACATCATTGCTGCGAAAAATTGCACagataatttaataaaatcgAAGAAGGCCAATTATAACCACATACAGAAGGTTCACACTCTGTGGCTTTACCACTGTAGGGGCACTTTACAAAGTGGAGATGCTACCTACTTTGATGCCGATGAGTTAtgcaaaatttataataacaaacCGCCTCTGCACCCCAAAAAGGATCACTGGTTTTTTGGCAATAAAGACGAAATGAGGAAGCAAGATGATACCAGTGAATGCGTCAAAACTGAAAATCTCAAGTGTAGAATTTTTTTGGGGACAGGTGAATACACCAACGATGCAGTTATATGCTCCCCACTCGAACAAATCAACATCAAATGGATTGAGAAGGAAGTCAAGTTGAGGCAAATTTATGATACCCCCGGTGCTGCTTCGTCCTCTGATGGGGTGGGAGGTGACGGGCAACAGCGCGACAAGGGTGCAATGCGCGAGAGGACTCCCCACAGTGATATGAGCCCCCTGGGTGAACACATCGACGAGGATGACAATTTTGCTTATGAGAATGGCCACGTGGAGGAggacgagggggaggaagtggagTGCGAGGGCGTCGGCACTGACAACGGAACGGGCACCTGA
- a CDS encoding hypothetical protein, conserved (encoded by transcript PVX_114755A) — MKRSTEGTHQENLQMSGPDKKYITVYYCRNGGTGQGKDRKKKEEMNKGYVTIEITRMNQRIHPYRKAKGQLISPKGSKQSGMQRGMERSIERGIERGIDRGRKFLASCINSLLKENEKWSWTKMLLDLVNDTKKRINEKINAFFKVFVLSADYFPNELQINDDAMTMMRGGGPTGSVGYFNAEHAKMLLESASVYDKKCTTKGITTQGSFSPSRCLPINRDHFGYANANRVLSNEGVRDNYYAQNMTNLNRFNKSLFNHDLWGQCGLFSLPNSGNDSYLPQNWGTPYPHTHSAPKKQNVKNFYISVVNKKTNVKEVRKISLMEICSSPYFFLCQGFLSDLESYLALNHCLLYLKKNEAELSQVHVNFFSSLIDVDEVNFLEEGVSKSILRLAIRRLTTLFKIPTDQIKSVEFCLYLKGSEQMETLNFTGQSIYRYSIFIFLSSKKGNFVEFPQSGLKIMTMAGNCIIYECSGMGSDSVQGVDSNPKSTGFKFDLSEEKLFFLKVNLKENVDLHQLLVSGKGAAATGDMPLPRAPQFAELSCAGSPNYTYCYNYSPPYAHITSNRVNLTSAAFNPLTNPFSCVQRNVDTINKEIMQLNMNSMRNLYLKTKTAKNCAAPFVVPLSQFSQHQMGANSPQGC; from the exons ATGAAAAGGTCAACCGAGGGGACACATCAGGAAAATCTCCAAATGAGTGGGCCagacaaaaaatacatcacCGTGTATTACTGCAGAAATGGCGGAACCGGCCAAGGGAAGgacaggaagaaaaaggaagaaatgaatAAGGGATACGTGACGATAGAAATAACTAGGATGAACCAGAGGATACACCCCTATAGGAAGGCAAAAGGGCAGCTTATCTCTCCAAAGGGGAGTAAGCAAAGTGGCATGCAACGCGGCATGGAACGCAGCATCGAACGCGGCATCGAACGCGGCATCGACCGGGGCAGGAAGTTCCTGGCGAGCTGCATAAACTCCCTTTtgaaagaaaacgaaaagtgGAGCTGGACGAAAATGCTCCTCGACTTGGTAAACGacacaaaaaagagaatCAACGAAAAGATTAACGCTTTCTTTAAAGTGTTCGTTTTAAGCGCAGATTACTTCCCCAATGAGCTGCAGATAAATGATGACGCcatgacgatgatgagggGTGGGGGACCAACTGGATCTGTGGGCTACTTCAACGCAGAGCACGCGAAAATGCTGCTCGAGTCTGCATCtgtatatgataaaaaatgcacCACTAAGGGGATAACAACCCAGGGGAGCTTCTCTCCTTCGAGATGTCTACCAATAAATAGGGACCACTTCGGATACGCCAATGCTAACAGGGTTCTTAGCAACGAGGGGGTGAGGGACAACTACTATGCGCAGAATATGACCAACCTTAATCGCTTCAACAAATCTCTTTTTAACCACGACTTATGGGGACAGTgtggccttttttccctccccaaTTCGGGCAATGATTCGTATTTACCGCAAAATTGGGGAACCCCCTACCCGCATACACACTCTGCTcctaaaaaacaaaacgtaAAAAACTTCTACATTTCTGTggttaacaaaaaaacgaatgtgAAAGAGGTGAGGAAGATTAGTCTGATGGAAATTTGCAGCTCCCCCTATTTCTTCCTCTGCCAAGGGTTTCTCTCAGACTTGGAGAGCTACTTGGCTCTGAATCACTGCCTTTTGTATCTTAAG AAAAACGAAGCAGAGCTGTCGCAGGTCCACGtgaacttcttctcctccctgATAGACGTCGACGAAGTGAATTTCCTGGAAGAAGGGGTGTCCAAATCCATCCTCAGACTCGCCATTAGAAGACTCACCACTTTGTTTAAAATCCCAACTGATCAAATCAAATCGGTGGAGTTCTGTCTGTACCTAAAAGGCAGCGAACAGATGGAGACCCTAAATTTTACCGGCCAGAGTATTTACAgatattccatttttatatttttaagcagcaaaaagggcaacTTTGTGGAGTTCCCCCAGAGTGGGCTGAAAATTATGACCATGGCTGGGAACTGCATCATATATGAGTGCTCTGGGATGGGGAGTGATTCCGTCCAGGGGGTCGACTCCAACCCGAAGAGCACCGGCTTCAAATTCGATCTCTCAGAAGAGAAACTCTTTTTCCTAAAAGTTAACCTCAAGGAAAATGTAGATTTGCACCAGTTGTTAGTAAGCGGAAAGGGTGCTGCCGCAACAGGTGATATGCCACTTCCCAGGGCCCCCCAATTTGCCGAATTGTCCTGCGCAGGCTCTCCTAACTACACTTATTGCTATAACTACTCCCCTCCATATGCCCATATCACCTCCAACCGTGTGAACCTCACTAGCGCGGCCTTTAACCCTCTGACCAACCCATTTTCGTGTGTTCAGCGCAACGTGGACACCATTAACAAAGAGATAATGCAGCTGAACATGAACAGTATGCGCAACTTATACTTAAAGACGAAGACTGCTAAGAATTGCGCAGCCCCCTTTGTCGTGCCCCTTTCGCAGTTTTCGCagcaccaaatgggggcgAACTCCCCCCAAGGGTGCTAA